In the genome of Coxiella burnetii, the window GAACAAAAATTGGAAAACTTACCGAGTTATCATCCTGCCAGCCGTCGGATTCAGCGGTTGTTAATTGGTCACGCTACAGAAGTGGAATTAGATCGCAGCGGTCGAATTTTAATTCCGCCGGTATTACGAGAATATGCGGGCTTAGGGTCGATGGTGATGCTGGTAGGGCAAGGCAAAAAATTTGAATTATGGGGCAAGTCGCAATGGGAGACGGCTCGCGAAGATTGGCTGGCTGAAGAGCTTCCGAAAGGAGACGATTTGCCGCCGGAGTTAAGGTCTCTTTCATTGTAATAACGATGGAGGCACATAAACCGGTTTTATTTGATGAAGTGATGGAAGGACTTGCGATTCGACCGGACGGAATTTATGTCGATGGAACATTTGGAAGAGGAGGGCATAGTTTTGGGATATTACAGCGGTTGGGGCCAAACGGCCGGTTGATGGCGATGGATAAAGACCCGGATGCTGTTGCCGTTGCAAATAAAGCCCTTTTTGAGGATGCGCGATTCAGCATCGTCCATGAAACGTTTGCGAATCTGCAAAAAGCTGTCAGGGATCGCGGATGGGAAGGAAAAGTGAATGGAATATTGCTGGATATCGGGGTTTCGTCACCCCAATTGGAGGATGCTAAACGTGGATTTAGTTTTTCAAAGGACGGGCCATTGGATATGCGAATGAATCCGAAACAAAGTATGGATGCAGCTAGTTGGATTAATCAGGCCGCAATGGAAGACATTCGCCGCGTGCTATGGAATTACGGCGAAGAACGCTTTGCCAAGCGCATCGCCCAAGCGATCGTTAACGCGCGCGAAGAAAAACCCATTACCCGAACGCAAGAATTAAGCGACATTGTCATAAAAGCTTATCCTCAGCGAGAGATTAAAAAACACCCAGCAACGCGAACTTTCCAAGCCATTCGAATTTTTATCAATCGGGAATTGGATGAATTGCGTGAATGTTTGCCGCAGTGCTTGGAAACATTAGCAGTCGGCGGTCGATTGTGCGTGATTAGTTTTCACTCGTTGGAAGACCGTCTCGTTAAACGCTTTATCCAAAAAGAATCACGCGATCATTTGCCGCGTGAGATCCCGATTTTGGCAAAAGATATAAAACACCGATTAAAACCCCTTGGTTCTCTGATCAGACCAACAGAGGCCGAAATTAAAAAAAACCCGCGGGCGCGTAGCGCTCGCTTACGCATCGTGGAGAAACTCTCATGAACACAGCAACTCGTGTCATCGTCGCACAAAATGTGAGGACGCGAAATCGCACCTTCCAGATAACTAAACAGGGAGTGGTGATTGTGGCGCTGGTCATCGCATTGTTGTGCTCTGCTTTTGGTGTGGTTTATTTTAAAGACTTAAACCGCCGTTTGTTCATTCAATATCAAACCCTACAGCGTGAAAAAGCCGAAGAGCTTATTCAATGGGGAAAATTGTTATTAGAACAAACGACGTGGTCAACCCAATCTCGGGTGCAACGAATCGCTGAGCAGCAATTAGGAATGCAACTGCCAAGTGCAAAGGAGGTCATTTTAGTTAATGCCGATGCGATGATTGAGTAACCCAGTGCAACGCGCTTGGCGGTTTTACGCGTTATGGTTTTTACTGAGTGTCGCGGTGGCCGGATTATTATGGCGATTGATCGATTTAAACGTCCTGGATCGATCTTTTCTACTGAGGCAAAGTAAGGCGAGGGTCCTCCGTGTCGTCAATATTCCGGCCTATCGCGGTATGATTACCGACCGATTGGGCGTACCGTTAGCCATTAGTACGCCAGTGGATTCCGTATGGATAAATCCGCAATTATTTCAAGCGACGCCGATTCAATTAAAACAGCTTGCTCACCTTTTACATCTCCCCCTTTCGTTTATTAAAAAGCGAGCCAAAAAAATGG includes:
- the ftsL gene encoding cell division protein FtsL, producing MNTATRVIVAQNVRTRNRTFQITKQGVVIVALVIALLCSAFGVVYFKDLNRRLFIQYQTLQREKAEELIQWGKLLLEQTTWSTQSRVQRIAEQQLGMQLPSAKEVILVNADAMIE
- the rsmH gene encoding 16S rRNA (cytosine(1402)-N(4))-methyltransferase RsmH, whose translation is MEAHKPVLFDEVMEGLAIRPDGIYVDGTFGRGGHSFGILQRLGPNGRLMAMDKDPDAVAVANKALFEDARFSIVHETFANLQKAVRDRGWEGKVNGILLDIGVSSPQLEDAKRGFSFSKDGPLDMRMNPKQSMDAASWINQAAMEDIRRVLWNYGEERFAKRIAQAIVNAREEKPITRTQELSDIVIKAYPQREIKKHPATRTFQAIRIFINRELDELRECLPQCLETLAVGGRLCVISFHSLEDRLVKRFIQKESRDHLPREIPILAKDIKHRLKPLGSLIRPTEAEIKKNPRARSARLRIVEKLS
- the mraZ gene encoding division/cell wall cluster transcriptional repressor MraZ; this encodes MEKCGGFQMFRGLNPIAVDAKGRIAIPARYREPIESEADGILVVTIDTEERCLLIYTHPQWEQIEQKLENLPSYHPASRRIQRLLIGHATEVELDRSGRILIPPVLREYAGLGSMVMLVGQGKKFELWGKSQWETAREDWLAEELPKGDDLPPELRSLSL